Proteins encoded within one genomic window of candidate division WOR-3 bacterium:
- the rpsO gene encoding 30S ribosomal protein S15, translating into MTISKEEKERIIKEWAKHEKDTGSVEVQIALLTKRINDLTEHLKVHRKDVHSRMGLVKMVGKRKRLLNYLKRENFARYSELIEKLGIRG; encoded by the coding sequence ATGACTATTAGCAAAGAAGAGAAGGAAAGGATAATTAAGGAATGGGCAAAACACGAAAAAGATACGGGTTCCGTTGAGGTGCAAATTGCTCTATTAACAAAGAGAATTAACGATCTAACGGAACATCTTAAAGTACACCGTAAAGACGTACATTCCAGGATGGGACTTGTAAAAATGGTTGGTAAGAGGAAAAGACTTCTAAATTACCTTAAGAGAGAAAACTTCGCTCGCTACTCTGAGCTTATAGAGAAGTTGGGTATCAGAGGATGA
- the rpmB gene encoding 50S ribosomal protein L28: MARRCEICGKGPLSGNNVSHANKKSPRRWLPNLRKVELEIDGYVVKAKVCSKCYKKLRKSE, encoded by the coding sequence ATGGCAAGGAGATGTGAAATTTGTGGAAAGGGTCCTTTATCTGGAAATAATGTTTCCCATGCAAACAAAAAGAGCCCAAGACGCTGGCTTCCAAACTTAAGAAAAGTAGAATTAGAAATTGACGGGTATGTAGTGAAAGCTAAAGTTTGCTCAAAGTGCTACAAAAAATTAAGAAAATCGGAATAG
- a CDS encoding translocation/assembly module TamB domain-containing protein — protein sequence MLQKIKKIGIVALVVFTLTGATYFLFNLYSKILIQSYIGKLLKDKCTITGYQFNLFGSLKFKELKSGDALFIKNLTINYNPLSLILFRTINYIHAEEFSINSKIFKKSGKGKSPTFPTTFAIPIQFNEIKINKGSIILDSNKIDLNFIYLAGEGTGNTYRIRSYINSITYNGENLYFYSDIILKNNSVLIKDCEIQNEKLSVSGTSGAIYFPDSVKIKISLLKLQENNARDLSLLYLMQKGKLLISTPEIILHGHTIKEVTAEIQQALPESLLIEKATFKYKENLINGNGIYLIKRRRLSIKNLDISINEEGLKGDITSSMDFDDGDLSGKIISTNLRYLDSEPFQILCAFSFKNGELKISIQHLKSLNSNLTGKVTFFNQTLKIYAKGILSVSDLLREQNGLIDFNIDYALKKDGRSGQAYFSGKALTFKKIGLKEVFLNLYSKGQTDTIKIKAQGINAADFQLDSLKALVASANLKSFTMNLLAFQRYSALSSDLFLSYLEGNNFDFQVRNLQLSMGDSDTVEIKDPLRITKRDSKVLIDDGEILINSKPLSLKGNLNLATKEINMQASANELKIRNLAGISLSFSGMINIAGNLKNPSIDSWINAENLRYKDYKDLNIYASVRLSGSGLIVDSTSIQGPSLHIEGGGFLPLTFSLLPFNMKPNNNEHYKIVVKISGLPIEKINEFTEKQLILNSMDVYGDIQIEGTYNSVPNLSGFLKVEKVSGVYAPIQLEFSRGEVLAELEKDGFTIRRGIASIDHGTVIINGYGKRLFKKEREISLTFAGTNVTLYPTYNIFASGDTKINLLINENGITVKGDALIKEATIFQSIRPSGGAYSQFPQNLNLVLNLRSEGNTFFVNELADIEIKGDLVFQIADGRMLLDGTANVVKGYFLYLDRIFEIQSGYVNFNSSVSSEPEFNLKAFSKVDTFNVYLALSGTMRNPQITLTSEPPLDELNIIYLLTLGRLYGDTTSAGGEELQEIKNRALTLASTLISQNLRRTLRFQELRLTTTETTENPSLLIGFYLNPRLYFWYSHDIFDITKDMFRIRYKVNNNFGIFAERDEERRLLVGLDYMYEF from the coding sequence GTGCTACAAAAAATTAAGAAAATCGGAATAGTCGCCCTCGTCGTTTTTACTTTAACTGGGGCGACCTATTTCCTTTTCAACTTATATTCAAAAATCTTAATTCAAAGTTATATTGGAAAGCTCTTAAAGGATAAATGCACAATTACAGGTTATCAGTTTAATCTTTTTGGCAGTTTGAAGTTCAAAGAATTAAAATCAGGAGATGCGCTTTTCATAAAAAATTTAACCATAAATTACAATCCTCTTTCGCTTATACTATTTAGAACGATTAACTACATCCATGCCGAAGAATTTTCAATCAATTCAAAAATATTCAAAAAATCTGGCAAGGGTAAAAGCCCCACCTTCCCTACGACCTTTGCGATTCCCATCCAGTTTAACGAAATTAAAATAAACAAAGGTAGCATCATCCTCGACTCAAACAAAATTGATCTAAATTTCATCTACCTTGCTGGAGAAGGAACAGGTAATACCTATCGAATTAGAAGCTACATAAACAGCATCACATACAATGGTGAAAACCTTTATTTTTATAGCGACATAATCCTCAAAAACAACTCGGTTTTAATAAAGGATTGTGAAATTCAAAACGAAAAACTGAGTGTTTCTGGGACCTCAGGAGCAATCTACTTTCCAGATTCGGTAAAAATCAAAATCAGTCTTCTTAAATTGCAAGAAAATAATGCAAGAGACCTCAGTCTTCTCTATTTAATGCAAAAAGGAAAACTTCTTATCAGCACACCAGAAATTATTTTACATGGCCACACTATAAAAGAAGTAACCGCCGAGATTCAGCAGGCATTACCAGAATCTCTCTTAATTGAAAAAGCTACCTTTAAATACAAGGAGAACTTGATAAACGGGAACGGAATCTATTTGATTAAAAGGCGAAGACTTTCCATCAAAAATCTGGACATTTCCATAAACGAGGAAGGCTTAAAAGGAGATATTACATCGTCTATGGACTTTGATGATGGAGACCTCTCAGGGAAAATAATTTCGACAAATTTAAGATATTTAGATTCTGAACCTTTCCAAATCCTATGTGCCTTCTCCTTCAAAAACGGTGAGCTTAAGATTTCCATTCAACATTTAAAATCACTGAATTCCAACCTCACAGGAAAAGTCACTTTTTTTAATCAAACATTGAAAATTTATGCGAAAGGCATCCTTTCTGTTTCAGACCTTTTAAGAGAACAAAACGGGCTCATCGATTTCAACATCGATTATGCTCTTAAAAAAGACGGAAGAAGTGGCCAAGCATATTTCTCCGGAAAAGCACTTACTTTCAAAAAAATAGGTTTAAAAGAAGTTTTCTTAAATCTATACTCAAAAGGGCAAACTGATACTATTAAGATAAAGGCCCAGGGAATTAACGCAGCCGACTTTCAGCTTGATTCCTTAAAAGCGTTAGTAGCTTCTGCAAATCTTAAAAGTTTTACAATGAACCTCTTAGCATTTCAAAGGTACTCAGCTCTAAGCAGTGATCTCTTCCTTAGCTATTTGGAAGGTAATAATTTTGATTTCCAGGTGAGAAACCTACAACTATCGATGGGAGATTCCGATACCGTGGAGATAAAAGATCCACTTAGGATTACTAAGAGGGACAGCAAAGTTTTAATTGACGATGGTGAAATCTTAATAAATTCAAAGCCCCTTTCATTAAAGGGAAACTTAAACCTCGCAACCAAAGAGATTAACATGCAAGCTTCTGCTAACGAACTGAAGATTAGGAACCTTGCTGGAATAAGCTTATCGTTCTCAGGCATGATTAACATTGCAGGAAACCTGAAAAATCCAAGCATAGATTCATGGATTAATGCAGAAAACCTTAGATACAAAGATTATAAGGACCTAAACATTTATGCATCTGTTAGGCTTTCAGGCAGTGGGTTAATAGTCGATAGCACTTCAATTCAGGGCCCTTCATTACACATTGAGGGGGGTGGATTCTTACCACTCACCTTCTCGCTACTGCCTTTTAACATGAAACCCAACAATAATGAGCATTACAAAATTGTAGTGAAGATAAGTGGTCTGCCAATAGAAAAAATTAACGAATTTACGGAGAAACAGCTAATTTTGAATTCAATGGATGTTTACGGAGATATTCAGATTGAGGGGACATACAATTCGGTACCTAACCTCTCAGGTTTTTTAAAAGTCGAAAAAGTCTCTGGAGTTTACGCTCCAATTCAACTTGAATTCAGCAGGGGTGAAGTTCTTGCTGAACTCGAAAAAGACGGCTTTACAATCAGAAGAGGGATTGCCTCCATAGATCACGGAACGGTAATAATTAACGGCTACGGGAAAAGATTATTCAAAAAAGAAAGAGAAATAAGTCTCACTTTTGCTGGAACCAATGTTACCCTTTATCCAACCTACAATATCTTTGCCTCAGGGGATACTAAAATAAATCTACTTATCAATGAAAATGGCATCACCGTCAAAGGTGATGCACTCATCAAAGAGGCGACAATCTTCCAGAGCATAAGGCCTTCAGGAGGGGCCTATTCCCAATTTCCTCAAAACCTGAACCTTGTTCTGAATTTAAGGTCGGAGGGTAATACCTTCTTTGTAAACGAGTTGGCAGACATTGAGATAAAGGGCGATCTTGTCTTTCAGATTGCTGATGGACGAATGCTCTTAGATGGGACTGCCAATGTCGTTAAGGGATATTTCCTCTACTTAGATAGGATCTTTGAAATTCAATCAGGGTATGTGAATTTCAATTCCTCAGTGAGCTCAGAGCCTGAGTTTAATCTGAAAGCTTTTTCAAAGGTGGATACCTTTAATGTTTATTTAGCACTATCTGGCACCATGAGAAACCCTCAAATTACATTAACTTCAGAACCGCCCCTTGATGAATTAAACATAATATACCTTTTAACTCTCGGGAGATTATACGGTGACACAACTTCAGCAGGAGGAGAAGAACTTCAAGAGATCAAAAATAGGGCCCTTACCCTCGCAAGCACGCTCATATCACAAAATTTAAGAAGAACATTAAGATTTCAGGAATTAAGGCTCACAACTACTGAAACCACGGAAAATCCATCACTCCTCATAGGTTTCTATCTTAACCCTCGACTTTATTTCTGGTACTCTCATGACATCTTTGACATAACGAAAGATATGTTCAGAATACGGTATAAAGTCAACAATAACTTTGGAATTTTCGCGGAGAGAGATGAGGAGCGAAGGCTTCTCGTTGGACTTGACTATATGTATGAGTTCTAA
- the priA gene encoding primosomal protein N', which yields MSSKKYAHIVIPRTNLDHFTYSIPEDLLGKIYPGAVVIVPFQKTRSKGVVWDIIDAPDLPEEKIKPIEEVISSEFSLAEPYLKLAEWMRDYYLCTLSDIIPLLFPPGVVERGAYIYKLSRKKDLPTDNPVISYLLKIHPRGASLKRLQKLFGAGVSRTLKDLQAQGLITLTDNIKVKSYRELDFYTPFPIEIPAIPTPSQKEILEDFFKNKPKVSLIFGVTGSGKTRLYSWIVEEFIKEGKSALILVPEIALTPQIFNYLINIFHGEVMFYHSRLSDAERRWVFKQAKEGKRKILVGPRSALFVPLQNLGVIIIDEEHDSSYKESEKIPAYHSRDVAIKLSEILNIPVILGSASPSLESYYNALKGDFAFYKLKHRVPHYKIPQIEIIDLRKVKGEYLLSPDLISEINKTLERNRQVILFINRRGHSTFLMCLECGYIMQCPDCSVNMVYHKTDNKMHCHVCGKTLDVPEVCPSCGSIKLQLRGTGTQKVEEAVSKFFKSLEVKRFDLDSFLKEGVNQNAFREFYEGKLKLLVGTKMVGKGFDFPGLGLIGVVNADIGLGMPDFRAEERVFQLLLQIAGRIRTGGKVLIQTYNPNSRAIKFVKELNYEGFAESELSERERYDYPPFSYLTLIELSGKNMENIVIEANKIKERINGLGLEDLQIMGPVPSPISKKGGNYFIRLILKYKSKETVYRLNFLREYKTPSNINLTIDVDPQELV from the coding sequence ATGAGTTCTAAAAAATATGCCCACATTGTAATACCAAGAACAAATCTGGACCACTTCACCTATTCTATACCGGAGGACCTATTAGGAAAAATTTATCCGGGTGCTGTTGTGATTGTTCCATTTCAAAAAACGCGTTCAAAGGGGGTAGTTTGGGATATCATAGATGCTCCCGATTTACCAGAAGAGAAGATTAAACCGATAGAGGAAGTTATAAGCTCCGAATTTTCATTAGCAGAACCTTATCTTAAACTTGCCGAATGGATGCGGGATTACTACCTTTGCACTCTTTCGGACATAATACCCCTTCTTTTTCCCCCTGGAGTAGTGGAAAGAGGGGCTTATATATACAAATTATCAAGAAAAAAGGATTTGCCTACAGACAATCCTGTTATCTCCTACCTCTTAAAGATCCATCCGCGTGGTGCTTCATTAAAAAGGCTTCAAAAGCTATTTGGAGCCGGCGTTTCCAGGACTCTCAAGGATCTTCAAGCGCAGGGACTCATCACCCTTACCGACAACATAAAAGTCAAAAGCTACAGAGAACTGGACTTCTACACCCCCTTTCCTATAGAAATACCGGCAATTCCAACCCCTTCACAAAAGGAAATTCTCGAGGACTTCTTTAAAAACAAGCCAAAAGTCTCCTTAATTTTCGGTGTAACAGGAAGTGGAAAAACCAGGCTATATTCCTGGATAGTCGAAGAATTCATAAAGGAAGGAAAATCAGCCCTCATTCTGGTACCAGAAATTGCACTCACCCCTCAAATTTTTAACTACTTGATCAACATCTTTCATGGAGAGGTAATGTTCTATCATTCACGACTTTCAGATGCAGAAAGAAGGTGGGTTTTCAAGCAGGCAAAGGAAGGAAAGAGGAAAATCCTTGTAGGGCCCCGTTCTGCCCTCTTCGTCCCGCTCCAAAACTTAGGGGTTATAATAATCGATGAAGAGCATGATTCATCTTACAAAGAAAGTGAAAAAATACCAGCCTATCACTCTCGAGATGTAGCCATCAAATTATCAGAAATTCTCAACATCCCTGTAATACTTGGAAGTGCAAGCCCTTCCTTAGAATCATATTACAACGCCTTGAAGGGAGATTTTGCTTTCTACAAGCTAAAACACAGAGTACCACACTACAAAATTCCACAAATAGAAATTATAGACTTGAGGAAAGTGAAGGGAGAGTACCTTCTTTCTCCCGATTTGATTAGTGAAATAAACAAAACTCTGGAAAGAAATAGACAGGTAATTTTGTTTATTAACCGAAGGGGGCATTCCACCTTTTTGATGTGTCTTGAGTGCGGTTACATAATGCAATGCCCAGACTGCTCTGTCAACATGGTTTACCATAAAACTGACAACAAAATGCACTGTCATGTATGCGGTAAAACCCTTGATGTACCAGAAGTTTGTCCCTCTTGCGGTTCAATAAAACTCCAGCTCCGCGGAACGGGAACTCAAAAGGTTGAAGAGGCGGTATCTAAGTTCTTCAAAAGCTTAGAGGTAAAAAGGTTTGACCTTGACTCCTTCCTAAAAGAGGGGGTCAACCAAAATGCCTTCAGGGAGTTCTACGAAGGAAAGCTTAAACTACTCGTAGGTACGAAAATGGTTGGCAAAGGTTTCGATTTTCCAGGGCTTGGTCTCATCGGCGTAGTGAATGCGGATATTGGCCTTGGGATGCCGGATTTCAGGGCAGAAGAGAGGGTTTTTCAATTACTTCTTCAGATTGCGGGAAGAATAAGAACTGGTGGCAAAGTTTTAATTCAAACCTACAATCCAAATTCCAGAGCAATAAAATTCGTCAAAGAACTCAATTACGAAGGTTTTGCGGAATCAGAACTTTCAGAAAGGGAAAGGTATGACTATCCACCTTTCTCCTATCTTACCCTAATTGAGCTTTCAGGAAAAAACATGGAGAACATCGTTATCGAGGCAAACAAAATCAAGGAAAGGATTAACGGTTTAGGGCTTGAGGACCTTCAAATCATGGGCCCCGTCCCCTCTCCAATCTCTAAGAAAGGTGGTAACTATTTTATAAGGCTCATCCTAAAATACAAATCTAAAGAGACTGTTTACAGACTAAACTTTCTAAGAGAATACAAAACACCTTCAAACATCAATCTGACCATTGATGTGGATCCACAGGAATTAGTGTAG
- a CDS encoding phospholipase D-like domain-containing protein, producing MRGKRVAIKLLLVLLTFTNIRAGQSGSYWTVYFDSDTLDVKLARFIGGAQYSLDICFYEIFRDTVAESILNAKRRGVKVRVITDSTYFYRAYLDSLRNAGIPVIHEGIGPNETSHIMHNKFIVRDGRDQDTTNDYVWTGSYNASDYTRLNAENAIIIKSSGVANCYLQEFNQMWGSSGDLPDSLNSRTGTRKTDVCFQHLFVIGTDSIWVYFSPQNRPIQYLINFVNQATDSIGYLIYSYTRRDLADAMASAFRRGVFIGGVHDASDTGSYYSQFHYLRDTVGIPVYGDRLPSNYSLLHHKFMVIDKRVTITGSMNWSNNGNQENDENVIVIKNSQIAEAYWSEFKKRWGEATGIREEFNEGRTFIFKGPGLIFNFSDFKVFSADGKLLKEERNNFWDGRDSEGKELQPGIYFVVPLRSGSPIKVLKLH from the coding sequence ATGAGGGGCAAGAGAGTTGCCATTAAGTTGCTATTAGTTTTGTTAACTTTTACAAATATTAGGGCGGGGCAGTCTGGTAGCTATTGGACGGTTTATTTTGACTCTGATACCCTTGATGTAAAACTTGCGAGATTTATTGGCGGAGCACAGTATTCCTTAGATATTTGTTTCTACGAGATCTTTAGGGACACCGTAGCTGAATCGATTTTGAATGCAAAAAGAAGAGGGGTTAAGGTTAGGGTGATAACGGATTCCACCTATTTTTACAGGGCCTATTTGGACAGTCTGAGAAATGCGGGTATACCTGTAATTCACGAGGGAATAGGGCCAAACGAGACTTCCCACATCATGCACAACAAATTTATAGTGCGAGATGGGAGAGACCAGGATACGACTAATGACTACGTTTGGACAGGAAGTTACAATGCATCGGATTACACAAGGTTGAATGCGGAGAACGCTATCATAATAAAGAGCAGTGGTGTAGCAAATTGTTACCTTCAAGAGTTTAATCAAATGTGGGGAAGTTCAGGTGACCTTCCCGATTCTTTGAACTCACGAACTGGCACAAGAAAAACCGATGTGTGCTTTCAGCACCTTTTTGTAATAGGTACGGATTCTATCTGGGTCTACTTTTCGCCACAAAATAGGCCAATTCAATACTTGATTAATTTTGTTAATCAGGCGACAGATTCAATTGGTTATCTTATCTATTCTTATACGAGGCGAGACTTGGCAGATGCAATGGCCTCCGCCTTTAGGCGCGGCGTATTTATTGGCGGGGTTCACGATGCCTCTGATACCGGTTCATACTATTCTCAGTTCCATTATTTAAGGGACACCGTTGGGATACCTGTTTACGGCGACCGGCTGCCATCCAATTATAGTCTATTACACCACAAGTTTATGGTTATAGACAAAAGGGTTACGATAACGGGTTCAATGAACTGGAGTAACAACGGAAATCAGGAGAATGACGAAAATGTTATTGTCATTAAGAATAGCCAGATTGCGGAGGCCTATTGGTCGGAGTTCAAGAAAAGGTGGGGTGAAGCAACGGGAATTAGGGAAGAGTTTAATGAAGGCAGAACTTTCATCTTCAAGGGCCCCGGGTTGATTTTTAATTTTAGTGATTTTAAGGTCTTCTCGGCCGATGGCAAACTTTTGAAGGAAGAGCGCAATAATTTCTGGGATGGTAGAGATTCAGAGGGAAAAGAGTTACAACCAGGGATTTACTTTGTTGTTCCTTTAAGGAGCGGCTCACCTATTAAAGTTTTAAAGCTACACTAA
- a CDS encoding glycosyltransferase family 4 protein, protein MEKEVLVVSTAFPRNEEDVITPWLVKLMEHLEKRGFKFTVFTSSYKGLKQRKYKGFNVYRFRYAPKKIEFLTHDTGVYERLKQGPIYKFLTLLYIFLGLTNAIYLSFSKRFKIVHVHWPMPHIIFAIPFKIFQNSKIIAQFHGSEIGMLEKLSKITRTAFICLINIFSDHVITNSSFNKSRLVSLGIKKKIEIIPLSNPHSSEIRPYKRKDEINILFVGRLVEVKGVPVLIKAFAKVSEKFPSSKLLIVGDGPQKSELVKLVQELKLDKKVHFKGFLIGQPLLEIYEQAMIFVLPSIITKTGETEGLGVVLIEALSYGIPVIGSKVGGIPDIIIDGKTGLLFEPGDHEDLARKITLLIENPELRQRLVEEGQKHILENFSWEKIVEKMEKVYKS, encoded by the coding sequence ATGGAAAAAGAGGTCCTTGTTGTCAGCACCGCCTTCCCCAGAAATGAAGAAGATGTAATCACTCCCTGGCTTGTGAAGCTTATGGAGCACCTGGAAAAACGTGGCTTTAAGTTCACGGTTTTCACATCATCATATAAGGGACTAAAACAAAGAAAGTATAAAGGGTTTAACGTCTATCGTTTCAGATATGCCCCCAAAAAGATAGAGTTCCTTACCCACGACACCGGCGTTTACGAAAGACTAAAACAGGGCCCAATTTACAAATTTTTAACGCTCTTATATATCTTTTTGGGGCTAACCAATGCCATCTACCTTTCCTTCTCAAAACGTTTCAAAATAGTCCACGTACACTGGCCCATGCCCCACATAATTTTCGCTATCCCCTTTAAGATTTTTCAGAATTCGAAGATCATCGCCCAATTCCACGGGTCAGAAATCGGCATGCTGGAAAAACTTAGCAAAATCACCAGGACAGCTTTCATCTGTCTAATCAATATCTTCTCTGATCATGTGATAACAAACTCTTCCTTTAACAAAAGTAGACTCGTTAGCCTGGGGATCAAGAAAAAAATAGAGATAATCCCCCTTTCCAACCCTCACTCTTCTGAAATTAGGCCATACAAAAGAAAAGACGAAATAAACATCCTCTTCGTTGGAAGACTTGTCGAAGTCAAAGGGGTTCCGGTACTAATAAAAGCTTTCGCTAAAGTTAGTGAAAAATTCCCATCTTCCAAATTATTAATCGTGGGAGACGGCCCCCAGAAGTCAGAACTTGTCAAGCTCGTCCAAGAATTAAAACTTGATAAAAAGGTCCATTTTAAGGGCTTCTTAATCGGACAACCTCTGCTTGAAATCTACGAACAGGCAATGATCTTTGTCCTACCATCTATAATAACTAAGACGGGCGAAACGGAGGGTTTAGGAGTGGTTCTAATTGAAGCCCTTTCATATGGTATTCCCGTTATTGGCTCGAAGGTTGGAGGCATTCCCGATATTATCATAGATGGAAAAACGGGACTCCTTTTCGAGCCTGGTGACCACGAGGACCTGGCAAGAAAAATCACCTTACTTATTGAAAACCCAGAGCTCAGGCAAAGACTCGTTGAAGAGGGGCAAAAACACATCCTTGAAAACTTCTCGTGGGAAAAGATAGTAGAAAAAATGGAAAAAGTTTACAAAAGTTAA
- a CDS encoding MiaB/RimO family radical SAM methylthiotransferase: protein MKFFIKSFGCRLNQYYADYFANSVVESGFEIVKEEREADVVAIASCVVTHRAERDLRHYVSHIKRLVPKAKIVVFGCYPKYGKEVDADVAGELREILKVLNLKDPGHLVRPFLRVRENVRVQEGCNFRCSYCVVPFVRGPSRSRPEDEILKEIESLYASGVVEIVLTGIQTGAWGREWGDRLSNLILRIKDHFPELRLRLSSISPIHIDEGVIELLKAKIVLPHLHLPMQHGSEKVLKEMKRPYKLSYYVNLVEKLVSNVPEIAIGSDIIVGFPTETDEDFEESIRLIEELPFAYLHVFEFSRREKTEAYFMKPLPSAVVRRRKNILLPIARRKKLGFLRKNLGKEIFCVIEREEDGFFEATTDNYIKVKIRSDNLKIGEVRRIKLISINEDNATMVGEVVEG, encoded by the coding sequence TTGAAGTTCTTTATAAAGTCTTTTGGATGTAGATTAAATCAGTATTACGCAGACTATTTTGCTAATTCGGTAGTTGAGAGCGGCTTTGAGATCGTTAAAGAAGAGCGAGAGGCTGATGTAGTAGCTATTGCAAGTTGTGTAGTTACCCACAGAGCCGAGAGAGATTTAAGACATTATGTAAGCCATATAAAACGCTTAGTCCCCAAGGCGAAAATTGTGGTTTTTGGTTGTTATCCTAAATACGGAAAAGAGGTTGATGCGGACGTTGCAGGAGAACTGAGGGAGATTCTGAAAGTTCTCAATTTAAAGGACCCCGGTCATTTAGTTAGGCCTTTTTTGAGAGTCAGGGAAAATGTGAGGGTTCAAGAAGGTTGTAACTTCCGCTGTTCCTATTGCGTTGTGCCTTTCGTGAGAGGTCCCTCTCGATCAAGGCCTGAGGATGAGATCTTAAAGGAAATAGAGAGTTTGTATGCGAGTGGCGTTGTTGAGATAGTGCTTACTGGCATTCAAACGGGGGCCTGGGGTCGTGAATGGGGAGATAGGCTTTCAAATTTGATTTTAAGGATTAAGGATCATTTTCCAGAGCTGAGGTTAAGACTCTCTTCCATTTCACCGATTCATATCGACGAAGGCGTAATAGAACTTTTGAAGGCAAAAATTGTATTGCCTCATTTGCATCTTCCAATGCAGCACGGGTCAGAGAAGGTCCTTAAGGAGATGAAAAGACCTTATAAATTGAGTTATTATGTGAACCTTGTAGAGAAGCTCGTGAGCAATGTTCCTGAAATTGCCATCGGGTCCGACATTATAGTGGGTTTTCCCACGGAGACCGATGAGGATTTTGAGGAATCGATTAGATTGATTGAGGAACTTCCCTTTGCTTATCTTCATGTCTTTGAATTTTCAAGGAGGGAAAAGACGGAGGCTTATTTTATGAAGCCTTTACCCTCTGCGGTGGTGAGAAGAAGAAAGAATATTCTCTTGCCCATCGCAAGGCGAAAGAAGCTGGGGTTTTTAAGGAAGAACCTTGGAAAAGAAATCTTCTGTGTAATCGAAAGGGAAGAGGATGGGTTTTTTGAAGCCACCACCGACAATTATATTAAGGTCAAAATCCGTAGCGACAACTTGAAAATTGGAGAGGTGAGGAGGATAAAATTAATTTCTATTAATGAAGATAATGCTACCATGGTGGGAGAAGTTGTAGAAGGTTGA